The following are encoded together in the Xanthomonas vesicatoria ATCC 35937 genome:
- the lptF gene encoding LPS export ABC transporter permease LptF yields the protein MPKLDRYLLSDFTQSFLATLIVLLVVSVGGVLVDILGNIADGRIPARLLLSQVGLQFVAYLPIILPLALMLGLLLALARLYRDSEMAVITAIGVGPKRMLRPMLMLVVPVVIIIGLCSLWLGPWASRTAETMLEDANRSVLMAGLESGKFTPLSGGGVVYLTTISADGKNLGKVFMQRQKDDRLDVVTAERGAMFFEGKTDRYLRLEDGYRIEGPAAGDTLDYRLMKFASNDVALPDRTRTHDANDPEVMWTTQLLSDERPAARAQLHERLAPPLLALAFALLTLPLSRSAPRQQRYGRIMLAFLAYMVGTNLMIVGTQWIANGKTPAALGLWWLTLPLLAVAVWAYARDGRVRRPRADA from the coding sequence ATGCCGAAGCTCGATCGATATCTGCTTAGCGATTTCACCCAGAGCTTCCTGGCCACCTTGATCGTGCTGCTGGTCGTCAGCGTCGGCGGCGTCCTGGTGGATATCCTCGGCAATATTGCCGACGGCCGCATCCCCGCTCGCTTGCTGCTGTCGCAGGTGGGCCTGCAATTCGTCGCCTATCTGCCGATCATCCTGCCGCTGGCGTTGATGCTGGGCCTGTTATTGGCGCTGGCAAGGCTGTACCGCGATTCAGAAATGGCGGTCATCACCGCCATCGGCGTCGGCCCCAAGCGCATGTTGCGGCCGATGCTGATGCTGGTGGTGCCGGTGGTGATCATCATCGGGCTGTGCTCGCTGTGGCTGGGCCCGTGGGCCAGCCGCACCGCCGAGACCATGCTGGAAGACGCCAACCGCAGCGTGCTGATGGCCGGCCTGGAGTCGGGCAAGTTCACTCCGCTGTCCGGCGGCGGCGTGGTCTACCTGACCACGATCTCCGCAGATGGCAAGAACCTGGGCAAGGTCTTCATGCAGCGGCAGAAGGACGACCGCCTCGACGTAGTCACTGCCGAGCGTGGCGCGATGTTCTTCGAAGGCAAGACCGACCGCTACCTGCGCCTGGAAGATGGCTACCGCATCGAAGGCCCGGCCGCCGGCGACACCCTGGACTACCGCTTGATGAAGTTCGCCAGCAATGACGTGGCCTTGCCCGACCGCACCCGGACCCACGACGCCAACGACCCGGAAGTGATGTGGACCACGCAGTTACTCTCCGATGAACGCCCGGCGGCACGCGCGCAGCTGCACGAGCGCCTGGCGCCGCCGCTGCTGGCGCTGGCCTTTGCCCTGCTGACCTTGCCGCTGTCGCGCAGCGCACCGCGGCAACAGCGTTACGGCCGGATCATGCTGGCCTTCCTGGCCTACATGGTGGGCACCAATCTGATGATCGTCGGCACCCAGTGGATCGCCAACGGCAAGACCCCGGCTGCGCTGGGCCTGTGGTGGCTGACGCTGCCGCTGCTGGCGGTGGCGGTCTGGGCGTATGCGCGCGATGGCCGCGTGCGTCGGCCGAGGGCAGACGCATGA
- a CDS encoding multifunctional CCA addition/repair protein translates to MKIYLVGGAVRDALLGQAAGDRDWVVVGADQAQMQAQGFKPVGKDFPVFLHPRSGEEYALARTERKSGRGYRGFVVDADPSVTLEEDLLRRDFTINAMARDEDSGTVIDPYGGARDLQARVLRHVGPAFVEDPVRVLRAARFMARLAPLGFTIAPDTAALMREMAASGELDSLVPERVWQELRRALTCAQPSAFLRTLHDADALRVILPELDALYGVPQRAEFHPEVDTGIHQEMVSDMAARLAPGDALIGFAALSHDLGKALTPPDQWPRHLMHEQRGVAPLQALCERLKVPQDYRHLAVTACREHLNIHRLAELRHRTVHELLVRCDAFRRPERIAQLALVCEADKRGRLGSEDAAYPQGAELKRLHAAALAINARDLAAEGLHGPQIGEALTKARIAAIADARNHNQQGSGSEDSSARS, encoded by the coding sequence ATGAAGATCTATCTCGTTGGCGGCGCAGTCCGCGATGCCTTGCTTGGCCAAGCGGCCGGCGACCGCGACTGGGTGGTGGTGGGCGCGGACCAGGCGCAGATGCAGGCGCAGGGGTTCAAACCGGTGGGGAAGGACTTCCCGGTGTTCCTGCATCCGCGCAGCGGCGAGGAATATGCGTTGGCCCGCACCGAGCGCAAGTCCGGGCGCGGCTACCGCGGCTTTGTGGTGGATGCCGATCCGTCGGTGACGCTGGAAGAAGACCTGCTGCGCCGCGACTTCACCATCAACGCGATGGCGCGCGACGAAGACAGCGGCACGGTGATCGACCCGTACGGCGGTGCCCGCGACCTGCAGGCGCGCGTGCTGCGGCATGTGGGCCCGGCCTTTGTCGAAGACCCCGTGCGCGTCTTGCGTGCAGCGCGCTTTATGGCGCGGCTGGCGCCGCTAGGGTTCACCATCGCACCGGACACTGCCGCCCTGATGCGGGAGATGGCCGCCAGCGGCGAGCTGGACAGCCTTGTACCCGAGCGCGTGTGGCAGGAACTGCGCCGCGCCCTGACCTGCGCCCAGCCCTCCGCGTTCTTGCGCACATTGCACGACGCCGATGCGCTACGCGTCATCCTGCCCGAACTCGATGCGCTGTATGGCGTGCCCCAACGTGCCGAGTTTCACCCGGAAGTGGATACCGGGATCCATCAGGAGATGGTCAGCGACATGGCTGCGCGGCTGGCACCTGGCGATGCGCTGATCGGCTTTGCCGCGTTGAGCCACGACCTGGGCAAGGCGCTGACTCCTCCGGACCAATGGCCGCGCCACCTGATGCACGAACAGCGCGGCGTTGCCCCGCTGCAGGCGCTGTGCGAACGGCTCAAGGTGCCGCAGGACTATCGCCACCTCGCCGTCACCGCCTGCCGCGAGCACCTCAACATTCATCGCCTGGCGGAACTGCGTCACCGCACGGTGCACGAACTGCTGGTGCGCTGCGATGCATTTCGTCGGCCGGAGCGCATTGCGCAACTGGCGCTGGTTTGCGAGGCCGACAAGCGCGGCAGGCTGGGCAGCGAAGATGCCGCCTATCCACAAGGCGCCGAACTCAAACGCCTGCACGCCGCCGCGCTGGCGATCAATGCACGTGACCTGGCCGCCGAAGGCCTGCACGGCCCACAAATCGGCGAGGCCCTGACGAAGGCGCGCATCGCGGCGATTGCCGACGCGCGCAACCACAACCAGCAGGGCAGCGGCAGCGAAGATTCTTCTGCACGTTCCTGA
- the lptG gene encoding LPS export ABC transporter permease LptG, which translates to MRLTPRVHDWYVGRVVLFTVLLTWAVLLGLDLVNAFASEAKNIGQGSYSFGHAVAFVAYTVPRRAYTLFPTAAVIGALMGLGQLAATSELTALRALGVSRKRMSASVVAAMALLTASMVISGETVGPWAQNQADTLKTSARYNSDMAMARYSGLWAREGNTFLNALGGEEKLLANGGTALSLHDVRLYNLDTNGRLQQLTYASVAEHRDGRWTLRQVRRDTFQDRSVQRETFPELPWQSQLSPAALASGLAKPRNLSAHELQQSIEYRRRNGLDARDYEDQYWSRWFYPLNVLALCMAAIPFSFGSLRSGGLGKRLFLGILFALGFWLLQLFFGRMAGALKLDYRIAYALPPMVMLGVSAWLFRRRSS; encoded by the coding sequence ATGAGGCTCACCCCGCGGGTCCATGATTGGTACGTCGGCCGCGTGGTGTTGTTCACCGTGCTGCTGACCTGGGCGGTGCTGTTGGGCCTGGATCTGGTCAACGCTTTCGCCAGCGAGGCCAAGAATATCGGCCAGGGCAGCTACAGCTTTGGTCACGCGGTGGCCTTTGTGGCCTACACCGTGCCGCGTCGCGCCTACACCTTGTTCCCCACCGCCGCCGTGATCGGCGCCCTGATGGGCCTGGGCCAGCTGGCGGCCACCTCCGAGCTGACTGCCTTGCGCGCGCTGGGCGTCTCGCGCAAGCGCATGTCGGCCTCGGTGGTGGCGGCGATGGCGTTGTTGACCGCCAGCATGGTGATCAGCGGCGAGACCGTCGGGCCCTGGGCGCAGAACCAGGCAGATACCCTCAAGACCAGTGCTCGCTACAACAGCGACATGGCAATGGCTCGCTACTCGGGCCTGTGGGCGCGTGAAGGAAATACCTTCCTCAATGCGCTTGGCGGTGAAGAGAAATTGCTCGCTAATGGCGGCACCGCGCTGAGCTTGCACGATGTACGCCTCTACAACCTGGATACCAACGGCAGGCTGCAACAGCTGACCTACGCATCGGTGGCCGAGCACCGCGACGGCCGATGGACGCTGCGCCAGGTGCGTCGCGATACTTTCCAGGACCGCTCGGTGCAGCGCGAAACCTTCCCCGAACTGCCATGGCAGTCGCAGCTGAGCCCGGCGGCGTTGGCGTCTGGGCTGGCCAAGCCGCGCAATCTTTCCGCACACGAGCTGCAACAGAGCATCGAGTACCGCCGACGCAACGGACTGGACGCGCGCGATTACGAAGACCAGTACTGGAGCCGCTGGTTCTACCCGCTCAACGTATTGGCACTGTGCATGGCAGCGATTCCGTTCTCGTTCGGTTCGCTGCGCAGCGGCGGCCTGGGCAAGCGGCTGTTTCTGGGCATCCTGTTCGCCCTCGGCTTCTGGCTGCTGCAGCTGTTCTTCGGCCGTATGGCCGGTGCGCTCAAGCTCGATTACCGCATCGCCTATGCGCTGCCACCGATGGTGATGCTGGGCGTGTCGGCATGGTTGTTCCGGCGGCGAAGTAGTTGA
- a CDS encoding valine--tRNA ligase, with translation MTTLASSYDPSSFESRLYAQWEAAGYFVPSGKGEPYTVLLPPPNVTGTLHMGHAFQQTLMDALVRYHRMRGFDTLWQVGTDHAGIATEMVVSRNLALEGNGETRDSLGREGFIAKVWEWKAQSGDTIERQMRRLGTSSDWSRSTFTMDPQPSAAVNEAFVRWYEQGLIYRGQRLVNWDPVLKTAISDLEVENVEEDGFLWSIRYPLADGATYEHVEHDADGVETLRETRDYLVVATTRPETMLGDTAVMVHPDDARYATLHNARIVLPLTGRQVPVITDDYVDRAFGTGVVKVTPAHDFNDYQVGVRHDLPLINLFTVTATINDNAPERYRGLDRYDARKLVLSELEELGLLVETKPHKLQVPRGDRTGQVIEPYLTDQWFVKMDALAKRGLELVESGQIQFVPPNWINTYRHWMENIQDWCISRQLWWGHRIPAWFDEAGKCYVGHDEAEVRAKHGLGAQIALHQDSDVLETWFSSQLWPFSTLGWPDADAMAERGFARYLPSSVLVTGFDIIFFWVARMIMATDSFTGQVPFRDVYITGLIRDAQGQKMSKSKGNVLDPLDIIDGISIEDLVAKRTTGLMKPKDAPKIEKATRREFPDGIIAHGADALRFTIAALATHGRDIKFDLGRAEGYKNFCNKLWNATRFVLMNTEGARFTGVPQPRTEAEKWILARLDKVTAETHAHYANYRFDLLTQALYEFAWNAFCDWFVELAKPALNGAVQDNDAAVSTRHTLLYVLESLLRLLHPLTPFVTEELWQQVAPRLGITAATISLQTFPQVGDVETSSYASAETDVEWLKSMVSALRRVRSELNVPPSKQVQLLLQAGTAEDRTRVSRFASQLSFLLKLDTIDWLDAGHDTPPAATAIVGELTLLVPLEGLVDMEAERTRLDKEIKRVESEIGKCNGKLGNATFVQNAPAAVVEQERARLNDWTVQLTGLREQRAKI, from the coding sequence ATGACCACCCTCGCCTCCAGCTACGACCCGTCCTCCTTCGAATCGCGCCTGTACGCGCAGTGGGAGGCGGCCGGTTATTTCGTGCCGTCCGGCAAGGGTGAGCCTTACACCGTGCTGCTGCCGCCGCCGAACGTGACTGGCACGCTGCACATGGGCCATGCGTTTCAGCAGACGCTGATGGATGCGCTGGTGCGCTACCACCGCATGCGCGGTTTCGACACGCTGTGGCAGGTAGGCACCGACCACGCCGGCATCGCTACCGAGATGGTGGTGTCGCGCAATCTGGCTCTGGAAGGCAACGGCGAAACGCGCGACTCGCTCGGGCGCGAAGGGTTCATCGCCAAAGTCTGGGAATGGAAGGCGCAGTCCGGCGACACGATCGAGCGCCAGATGCGTCGCCTGGGCACCTCCAGCGACTGGTCGCGCAGCACCTTCACCATGGACCCGCAACCGTCGGCCGCGGTCAACGAAGCCTTTGTGCGCTGGTACGAGCAGGGCCTGATCTATCGCGGCCAGCGGCTGGTCAACTGGGACCCGGTGCTGAAGACCGCCATTTCCGACCTGGAAGTGGAAAACGTCGAAGAAGACGGCTTTTTGTGGTCGATCCGCTACCCGCTGGCCGATGGCGCGACCTACGAGCACGTCGAGCACGATGCAGACGGCGTCGAGACCCTGCGCGAAACCCGCGATTACCTGGTGGTGGCCACCACGCGCCCGGAAACCATGCTGGGCGACACCGCCGTGATGGTGCACCCGGACGATGCGCGCTACGCGACGCTTCACAACGCACGCATCGTACTGCCACTGACCGGCCGCCAGGTCCCGGTGATCACCGACGACTATGTCGATCGCGCCTTCGGCACCGGCGTGGTCAAGGTCACGCCTGCGCATGATTTCAACGACTACCAGGTGGGTGTGCGGCACGACTTGCCGCTGATCAACCTGTTCACCGTCACCGCCACCATCAACGACAACGCACCGGAGCGCTACCGCGGCCTGGATCGCTACGACGCACGCAAGCTGGTGCTGTCGGAGTTGGAGGAGTTGGGCCTATTGGTTGAGACCAAGCCGCACAAACTGCAAGTGCCGCGCGGCGACCGCACCGGTCAGGTGATCGAGCCGTATCTCACCGACCAGTGGTTCGTCAAAATGGACGCACTGGCCAAGCGCGGCCTGGAGCTGGTGGAAAGCGGCCAGATCCAGTTCGTGCCGCCGAACTGGATCAACACCTATCGCCACTGGATGGAAAACATCCAGGATTGGTGCATCAGCCGCCAGCTGTGGTGGGGCCATCGCATTCCGGCGTGGTTCGACGAGGCCGGCAAGTGCTACGTCGGCCACGACGAAGCCGAGGTGCGCGCCAAGCACGGTTTGGGTGCGCAGATCGCCTTGCATCAGGACAGCGACGTGCTGGAGACCTGGTTCTCCTCGCAACTGTGGCCGTTCTCCACGCTGGGCTGGCCGGACGCCGATGCGATGGCCGAGCGCGGTTTCGCGCGCTACCTACCGTCGTCGGTGCTGGTCACCGGCTTCGACATCATCTTCTTCTGGGTGGCGCGCATGATCATGGCCACCGACAGCTTCACCGGCCAGGTGCCGTTCCGCGATGTCTACATCACCGGCCTGATCCGCGATGCGCAGGGCCAGAAGATGTCCAAGTCCAAGGGCAATGTGCTCGATCCGCTGGACATCATCGACGGCATCAGCATCGAAGATCTGGTGGCCAAGCGCACCACCGGGCTGATGAAGCCCAAGGATGCGCCAAAGATCGAGAAAGCCACGCGTCGCGAATTCCCCGATGGCATCATCGCCCACGGCGCCGATGCGCTGCGCTTCACCATCGCCGCACTCGCCACGCATGGCCGCGACATCAAGTTCGACCTGGGCCGCGCCGAGGGCTACAAGAATTTCTGCAACAAGCTGTGGAACGCCACGCGCTTCGTGTTGATGAACACCGAAGGCGCGCGCTTCACCGGCGTGCCGCAACCGCGTACCGAAGCGGAGAAGTGGATCCTGGCGCGGCTGGACAAGGTCACTGCGGAAACGCATGCGCACTACGCCAACTACCGCTTCGACCTGCTGACCCAGGCGTTGTACGAATTTGCCTGGAATGCGTTCTGCGATTGGTTCGTGGAGCTGGCAAAGCCTGCGCTCAACGGTGCAGTGCAGGACAACGACGCTGCGGTCAGCACACGCCACACCCTGCTGTACGTGCTCGAATCGTTGCTGCGCCTGCTGCACCCGCTCACCCCGTTCGTCACCGAGGAGCTGTGGCAACAGGTCGCTCCCCGCCTGGGCATCACGGCGGCAACGATCTCTCTGCAGACGTTCCCGCAGGTCGGCGATGTGGAGACCAGCAGCTATGCCAGCGCAGAGACCGATGTCGAATGGCTCAAGTCGATGGTGTCGGCATTGCGTCGCGTGCGCAGCGAGCTGAACGTACCGCCGTCCAAGCAGGTGCAGCTGTTGCTGCAGGCCGGCACCGCCGAGGACCGCACGCGCGTATCGCGCTTCGCATCGCAGCTGTCGTTTCTGCTGAAGCTGGACACCATCGACTGGCTGGACGCCGGCCATGACACCCCGCCGGCAGCGACCGCCATCGTGGGCGAGCTGACGCTGCTGGTGCCGCTGGAAGGCCTGGTCGATATGGAGGCCGAGCGCACCCGCCTGGACAAGGAGATCAAGCGCGTGGAAAGCGAAATCGGCAAGTGCAACGGCAAACTCGGCAATGCCACCTTCGTGCAGAACGCACCGGCGGCAGTCGTTGAGCAGGAGCGTGCGCGTTTGAACGACTGGACCGTGCAATTGACGGGCCTGCGGGAACAACGCGCCAAGATCTGA
- a CDS encoding DNA polymerase III subunit chi: MPRADFYLIAKPRFLDEPLRLVCELARKANDANLSTLILARDAAQAEALDDLLWAFDDEAYVPHQIAGTDEEDELAPVLIATPEFAAPSRPLVINLRDDPYLGACDRVLEVVPADPAAREPLRERWKQYKALGLELTKYDM; encoded by the coding sequence ATGCCCCGTGCCGACTTTTACCTGATCGCCAAGCCGCGCTTCCTCGACGAACCGCTGCGGCTGGTCTGCGAGCTGGCGCGCAAGGCCAACGACGCCAACCTGTCCACGCTGATCCTGGCGCGCGATGCCGCGCAGGCAGAGGCGCTGGACGACCTGTTGTGGGCGTTCGACGACGAAGCCTACGTGCCGCACCAGATCGCCGGCACCGATGAGGAAGACGAACTGGCGCCGGTACTGATCGCCACGCCCGAGTTCGCCGCGCCCTCGAGACCGCTAGTGATCAACCTGCGCGACGACCCCTACCTGGGCGCCTGCGACCGCGTGCTGGAAGTGGTGCCCGCCGACCCCGCCGCCCGCGAACCACTGCGTGAACGCTGGAAACAGTACAAGGCCCTGGGCCTGGAACTGACCAAATACGACATGTGA
- a CDS encoding TonB-dependent receptor, with amino-acid sequence MSGVMALPASAQQHSEPASVQQPSTAVPSQQQTPANPSVSTLDEIKVVGYQASLGKALNVKRNADAIVDAISAEDIGKFPDTNVAESLSRLSGITVDRQFGEGEKVSILGTDPALNRVLLNGQTIASTSWGGDPNDPDSRSFNYSTLAPEVVGLMEVYKTPEARIDEGSIGGTVIVHTRKPLDLERNTLTGTVSYGYNDRSEDGKPNASALYSWKNQDETLGVLTSVMHSQRVLRRDGVEIFGYDNVAGAGFPPAVVGNNTGVFPTSINTALFQQTRKRDGVSAALQWKPDADFELNLTGLYVKESFDNYNQSRYGYWGSNPGDAQALGFENGVATSGTFGDQSTTFLDGYLRNSDVTTGSIHLRADWHGDGWNASSQVGYTSSQGGAERIYGIQFRNLAGYSYNIDGRRTAMDYSTDPTNAAAMQLNNASASHSPQYDKERYLQLDFDHAVEWGPFTQLLTGIKLTNHATGQSSHSRTWNPNDVSTLADFSPGTTPSGYLDGLSTSADMQRWSTINRGAIGHYIGGLEGDDGLPISYAGNYSIEEQNRAWFLQANFSGERYRGNIGVRYVHTRDSTDGFSYAPGGSYTPVNFLSSYGKWLPAFNIAYDLRDDLMLRFAASKVIARPRYTNMTPYVATDDTTLTASTGNPGLSPYESTNLGASVEWYFSDSSLLSGEFFSRDISNYILTTVQDRVFFNNATGGSSTYQTSVPTNAGDAKVQGVALNLQHNFGNGFGVVANYTYSDSNTDGDYSLPYNSRNAYNISPYYEQGKWSARVNLGWRSEYFTQIGRLNGQQMTDAFTQVDASFGYQATERLRVALEATNLLDETYFSYIGNKNQPYYIYKNGRSFMLSLNFKM; translated from the coding sequence ATGAGTGGCGTGATGGCGCTTCCCGCCTCTGCGCAGCAACACTCCGAACCTGCGTCCGTACAACAGCCGTCCACCGCCGTGCCGTCGCAGCAACAGACGCCAGCCAATCCTTCGGTGTCCACGCTGGACGAAATCAAGGTGGTGGGTTACCAGGCCAGCCTTGGCAAGGCGCTTAACGTCAAGCGCAACGCCGATGCCATCGTCGATGCAATCAGCGCCGAAGACATCGGCAAGTTTCCGGACACCAATGTCGCCGAGTCGCTGTCGCGGCTCTCGGGAATTACCGTTGACCGTCAATTCGGCGAAGGCGAAAAGGTCAGCATCCTCGGCACCGACCCGGCGCTCAATCGGGTGCTGCTCAATGGTCAGACCATCGCCTCGACCAGTTGGGGCGGCGATCCCAACGACCCGGACAGCCGCTCGTTCAACTACAGCACGCTGGCGCCAGAAGTGGTGGGGCTGATGGAGGTCTACAAGACGCCGGAAGCGCGCATCGATGAAGGGTCTATCGGTGGCACGGTGATCGTGCACACGCGCAAGCCGCTGGATCTGGAGCGCAATACGCTGACCGGGACGGTGAGCTACGGTTATAACGACCGGTCCGAAGATGGCAAGCCCAACGCATCGGCGCTCTACAGCTGGAAGAATCAGGACGAGACCCTGGGTGTGCTCACCTCGGTGATGCATTCGCAGCGCGTGCTGCGCCGCGACGGCGTGGAAATCTTCGGGTACGACAATGTCGCCGGCGCGGGATTTCCGCCTGCGGTGGTCGGCAACAACACCGGTGTGTTTCCCACCTCGATCAACACTGCGCTGTTTCAGCAGACGCGTAAACGCGATGGCGTCAGCGCAGCGCTGCAGTGGAAACCCGATGCCGACTTCGAGCTCAACCTGACCGGCCTGTACGTCAAGGAAAGCTTCGACAACTACAACCAGAGCCGTTATGGCTACTGGGGTTCCAATCCGGGCGATGCACAGGCATTGGGCTTCGAAAACGGCGTGGCCACCTCCGGTACGTTCGGCGATCAGTCCACCACGTTCCTGGACGGTTACCTACGCAACAGCGACGTTACCACCGGCAGCATCCACTTGCGTGCCGACTGGCATGGCGACGGCTGGAATGCGTCGAGCCAGGTGGGCTACACCAGCTCGCAGGGCGGTGCCGAGCGCATCTACGGCATCCAGTTCCGCAATCTTGCCGGCTACAGCTACAACATCGACGGGCGCCGCACCGCGATGGACTACAGCACCGACCCCACCAATGCGGCGGCGATGCAGCTCAACAACGCGTCGGCCAGCCATAGCCCGCAGTACGACAAAGAGCGCTACCTGCAGCTGGACTTCGATCATGCGGTGGAGTGGGGGCCATTTACGCAACTCCTCACCGGCATCAAGCTCACCAATCACGCCACCGGGCAATCCTCGCACAGCCGCACCTGGAATCCGAACGACGTCAGCACCTTGGCGGATTTCTCGCCAGGCACCACGCCGTCCGGTTATCTGGACGGCCTATCGACCAGCGCCGACATGCAGCGCTGGTCCACCATCAATCGCGGTGCCATCGGCCACTACATCGGCGGACTGGAGGGCGACGACGGATTGCCGATCAGCTATGCCGGCAACTACAGCATCGAAGAGCAGAACCGTGCCTGGTTCCTGCAGGCCAACTTCTCCGGGGAGCGCTATCGCGGCAACATCGGCGTGCGCTATGTGCACACGCGCGACTCCACCGATGGCTTCAGCTACGCGCCGGGCGGCAGCTACACGCCGGTGAATTTTCTCAGCAGTTATGGCAAGTGGTTGCCGGCCTTCAATATCGCCTACGACCTGCGCGATGACCTGATGCTGCGTTTCGCCGCCTCCAAGGTGATCGCGCGGCCGCGCTACACCAACATGACCCCGTACGTCGCCACCGACGACACCACGTTGACCGCGTCTACCGGCAACCCTGGGTTGAGTCCCTACGAGTCGACCAATCTCGGTGCGTCGGTGGAATGGTATTTCTCCGACAGCAGTCTGCTCAGCGGCGAGTTCTTCTCGCGCGATATTTCCAACTACATCCTGACCACCGTGCAGGATCGGGTGTTCTTCAACAACGCCACCGGCGGCTCGAGCACCTATCAGACCTCGGTGCCGACCAATGCCGGCGACGCCAAGGTGCAAGGCGTGGCGCTCAATCTGCAGCACAACTTCGGCAACGGCTTCGGCGTGGTCGCCAACTACACGTATTCCGATTCCAACACCGATGGCGATTACAGCCTGCCGTACAACTCGCGCAACGCCTACAACATCAGCCCGTACTACGAGCAGGGCAAGTGGAGTGCGCGCGTCAATCTGGGCTGGCGCTCGGAGTACTTCACCCAGATCGGTCGCCTCAATGGCCAGCAGATGACCGATGCGTTTACCCAGGTGGATGCCTCGTTCGGCTATCAGGCCACCGAGCGGCTACGCGTGGCGCTGGAAGCCACCAACCTGCTGGACGAAACCTACTTCAGCTACATCGGCAACAAGAACCAGCCGTACTACATTTACAAGAACGGCCGCTCCTTCATGCTGAGCCTGAATTTCAAGATGTGA
- a CDS encoding leucyl aminopeptidase translates to MALQFTLNQDAPASAAVDCIVVGVFADKTLSPAGQALDSASQGRLTALVARGDVVAKTGSTTLVHDLPGVTAPRVLVVGLGETGKFGVAPYLKAIGDATRALKTGAVGTALLTLTELAVKARDAAWNIRQAVIVSDHAAYRYTATLGKKKVDETGLTTLAIAGDDARALAVGIATAEGVEFARELGNLPPNYCTPAYLADTAAAFAGKYTGAEAEILDEAQMESLGMGSLLSVARGSANRPRLIVLKWNGGGDARPYVLVGKGITFDTGGVNLKTQGGIEEMKYDMCGGANVIGTFVAAVKAELPINLVVVVPAVENAIDGNAYRPSDVITSMSGKTIEVGNTDAEGRLILCDALTYAERFNPEALVDVATLTGACMVALGHQTAGLMSKHDDLANELLAAGEHVFDRAWRLPLWDEYQGLLDSTFADVYNIGGRWGGAITAGCFLSRFTENQRWAHLDIAGVASDEGKRGMATGRPVGLLTQWLLDRAA, encoded by the coding sequence ATGGCCCTGCAATTCACCCTGAACCAAGACGCGCCGGCAAGCGCCGCCGTCGACTGCATCGTGGTTGGCGTGTTCGCCGACAAGACCCTTTCGCCCGCTGGCCAGGCACTGGACAGCGCCAGCCAGGGCCGCCTGACGGCCCTGGTGGCACGCGGCGACGTGGTTGCCAAAACCGGCAGCACCACCCTGGTCCACGACCTGCCCGGCGTGACCGCCCCACGCGTGCTGGTGGTCGGGCTGGGCGAGACCGGCAAATTCGGCGTGGCGCCCTACCTCAAGGCCATCGGCGATGCGACCCGCGCGCTGAAGACCGGCGCGGTCGGCACCGCCCTGCTCACCCTGACCGAACTCGCCGTCAAGGCCCGCGACGCGGCCTGGAATATCCGTCAGGCAGTCATCGTCAGCGACCATGCGGCCTATCGCTACACTGCCACGCTGGGCAAGAAGAAGGTCGACGAGACCGGCCTGACCACCCTGGCGATCGCCGGCGACGATGCCCGCGCGCTGGCCGTGGGCATCGCCACCGCCGAGGGCGTGGAGTTCGCCCGCGAGCTGGGCAACCTGCCGCCGAACTACTGCACCCCGGCCTACCTGGCCGACACCGCGGCCGCATTCGCCGGCAAGTACACCGGCGCCGAGGCCGAGATCCTGGACGAGGCGCAGATGGAGTCGCTGGGCATGGGCTCGCTGTTGTCGGTGGCGCGCGGCTCTGCCAACCGTCCACGGCTGATCGTGCTGAAGTGGAACGGCGGCGGCGACGCGCGCCCGTATGTGCTGGTCGGCAAGGGCATCACCTTCGATACCGGCGGCGTTAACCTCAAGACGCAGGGCGGCATCGAGGAAATGAAGTACGACATGTGTGGTGGCGCCAACGTCATCGGCACCTTCGTGGCCGCGGTCAAGGCCGAACTGCCGATCAACCTGGTGGTGGTGGTGCCGGCGGTGGAAAACGCCATCGACGGCAATGCCTACCGCCCCTCGGACGTGATCACCAGCATGTCCGGCAAGACCATCGAGGTCGGCAATACCGACGCCGAAGGTCGCCTGATCCTGTGCGATGCGCTGACCTACGCCGAGCGCTTCAACCCCGAAGCGCTGGTGGATGTGGCCACGCTGACCGGTGCCTGCATGGTGGCCCTGGGCCACCAGACCGCCGGCCTGATGAGCAAGCACGATGACCTGGCCAACGAGCTGCTGGCCGCAGGCGAGCACGTGTTCGACCGCGCCTGGCGCCTGCCGCTGTGGGACGAGTACCAGGGCCTGCTGGATTCCACCTTCGCCGACGTCTACAACATCGGCGGTCGCTGGGGCGGCGCAATCACCGCCGGCTGCTTCCTGTCGCGCTTCACCGAAAACCAGCGCTGGGCGCATCTGGACATCGCCGGCGTGGCCAGCGACGAAGGCAAGCGCGGCATGGCCACCGGTCGCCCGGTGGGTCTGCTGACCCAGTGGTTGCTGGATCGCGCCGCCTGA